A window of Cellulomonas fimi contains these coding sequences:
- a CDS encoding PP2C family protein-serine/threonine phosphatase, whose product MTTGTPVGPGPLTRIVLAVRRRVLRSQPGLAGLLVLLSGAVVAGIVLQSRWVPPSTFLLLLLAGVLLLRLRPLAALCVVILVEALVLMLSDVPAMVPGVVVIVGVGTVVALVFANERDRLGLRGAPGGHMLVDLRDRLSAHGRVPALPSGWSVDSDIRSAHADAFSGDFMVARLRRGAVLEVVLVDVSGKGLDAGVRSLQLSGAFGGLLGALPSESFLQAANAYVLDQDWEEGFATAVHLAVDLTSGDYTVASAGHPPPLHLHAGAGRLDVVDTVGSPALGVVDDLPYRPRFGRLEPGDVLLLYTDGLVDAPGTSLDRGLDRLMGAADRVLAPRAGGAAAVVAAVRADDSDDRALLLVRRD is encoded by the coding sequence ATGACGACGGGCACGCCGGTCGGCCCGGGACCCCTCACGCGGATCGTGCTCGCCGTGCGGCGGCGCGTCCTGCGCTCGCAGCCCGGCCTCGCGGGGCTGCTGGTCCTGCTGTCCGGTGCCGTCGTGGCGGGGATCGTGCTGCAGTCGCGGTGGGTGCCGCCGTCGACGTTCCTGCTGCTCCTGCTCGCGGGCGTGCTCCTCCTGCGCCTCCGCCCCCTCGCGGCGCTGTGCGTCGTGATCCTCGTCGAGGCGCTGGTCCTCATGCTGTCCGACGTGCCCGCGATGGTGCCCGGCGTCGTCGTCATCGTCGGGGTGGGCACGGTCGTGGCGCTGGTGTTCGCGAACGAGCGCGACCGGCTCGGGCTGCGCGGCGCGCCCGGCGGGCACATGCTCGTCGACCTGCGCGACCGCCTGTCGGCGCACGGTCGTGTCCCCGCGCTGCCGTCCGGCTGGTCCGTCGACTCCGACATCCGGTCCGCGCACGCCGACGCGTTCTCGGGCGACTTCATGGTCGCCCGGCTGCGGCGCGGCGCGGTGCTGGAGGTCGTGCTCGTCGACGTCTCCGGCAAGGGGCTCGACGCGGGCGTGCGTTCGCTGCAGCTGTCGGGCGCGTTCGGCGGGCTGCTCGGGGCGCTGCCCAGCGAGTCGTTCCTGCAGGCGGCCAACGCGTACGTCCTCGACCAGGACTGGGAGGAGGGCTTCGCGACCGCGGTACACCTCGCCGTCGACCTGACGTCGGGGGACTACACCGTCGCGTCGGCGGGGCACCCGCCACCGCTGCACCTGCACGCCGGGGCCGGGCGCCTGGACGTCGTCGACACCGTCGGCAGCCCCGCCCTCGGGGTCGTCGACGACCTGCCGTACCGGCCGCGGTTCGGCCGGCTCGAGCCGGGTGACGTCCTGCTGCTGTACACGGACGGGCTCGTCGACGCGCCCGGCACGTCGCTCGACCGTGGGCTCGACCGCCTGATGGGCGCCGCCGACCGGGTGCTGGCGCCCCGTGCGGGCGGTGCCGCGGCGGTGGTCGCGGCGGTGCGGGCGGACGACTCCGACGACCGCGCGCTCCTGCTGGTCCGGCGCGACTGA
- a CDS encoding GNAT family N-acetyltransferase, giving the protein MSSLPEGYRVVEVPESRRSEFLDTDRLAFAFDSTPETDAIVPLTVPWDRTMGVETPDGSLAAVHGSFPFTLPVPGGSVPCSGLTWVGVRPDQRRRGLLTAMIDTHVARSLDRGEPVSALFAAEHAIYGRFGYGSAADDLRVTLSRGAALRDVPGSTDLTVRFATLDAFAHRDVLDAVHRAAGAGRPGWITRDTEVLRRRQLVDPPAWRDGGEPLRVATVHDAAGDVRAYAVLRRKAVWTEGGPRFEVRVREAVAVDAAATHRLWSFVLDLDLTSSIEGPMLPVDDALLHQLVDPRGIVPKMVDNLWVRLLDVPTALAARRYAAPVDVVLDVRDALLPANAGRWRLTTATTPTDGAWEARVERTDDDADVALDVRELGALYLGGRSLAAQVRAGLVTPVRAEAVQGAASAFGWPVAPVCSWVF; this is encoded by the coding sequence ATGAGCAGCCTGCCCGAGGGGTACCGCGTCGTCGAGGTGCCCGAGAGCCGCCGGTCCGAGTTCCTCGACACCGACCGCCTGGCCTTCGCGTTCGACTCCACCCCCGAGACGGACGCGATCGTGCCGCTCACGGTGCCCTGGGACCGCACGATGGGGGTCGAGACCCCCGACGGGTCGCTCGCCGCCGTGCACGGGTCGTTCCCGTTCACCCTTCCCGTCCCCGGTGGGAGCGTCCCCTGCTCGGGGCTGACGTGGGTCGGCGTGCGGCCCGACCAGCGTCGTCGCGGCCTGCTGACGGCGATGATCGACACGCACGTCGCGCGCTCGCTCGACCGTGGCGAGCCCGTCTCCGCGCTGTTCGCCGCGGAGCACGCGATCTACGGGCGGTTCGGCTACGGGTCGGCCGCCGACGACCTGCGGGTCACGCTCTCGCGCGGCGCCGCGCTGCGCGACGTGCCCGGCTCGACGGACCTGACGGTCCGGTTCGCGACGCTCGACGCGTTCGCCCACCGCGACGTGCTGGACGCGGTGCACCGCGCCGCCGGCGCCGGTCGTCCGGGGTGGATCACGCGCGACACCGAGGTCCTGCGTCGCCGGCAGCTCGTCGACCCGCCTGCGTGGCGCGACGGCGGCGAGCCCCTGCGCGTCGCGACCGTGCACGACGCCGCGGGCGACGTCCGCGCGTACGCGGTGCTGCGGCGCAAGGCCGTGTGGACCGAGGGCGGGCCGAGGTTCGAGGTGCGCGTCCGCGAGGCCGTCGCCGTCGACGCGGCCGCGACGCACCGCCTGTGGTCGTTCGTGCTCGACCTCGACCTCACCTCGTCGATCGAGGGGCCCATGCTCCCCGTCGACGACGCGCTGCTGCACCAGCTCGTCGACCCGCGCGGCATCGTGCCGAAGATGGTCGACAACCTGTGGGTCCGCCTGCTCGACGTGCCGACGGCGCTCGCGGCGCGCCGGTACGCGGCCCCCGTCGACGTGGTGCTCGACGTGCGCGACGCGCTCCTGCCCGCGAACGCCGGCCGGTGGCGTCTCACCACCGCGACGACGCCCACGGACGGAGCGTGGGAGGCCCGCGTCGAGCGGACCGACGACGACGCCGACGTCGCGCTCGACGTGCGCGAGCTCGGCGCGCTCTACCTCGGCGGGCGCTCGCTCGCCGCGCAGGTCCGGGCCGGCCTCGTCACGCCGGTCCGCGCGGAGGCGGTGCAGGGGGCCGCCTCGGCGTTCGGCTGGCCGGTGGCCCCGGTCTGCAGCTGGGTGTTCTGA